In Methyloceanibacter stevinii, the genomic stretch CAACAGGCGCTCGAGCGATGCCGCGGTTAGGGGTTCGGCAGTAACGGGGCCTGTTGGGGACAGCGAAGCGGCCAGAAGCGGCGTCAGGAACAACGCTGCGATGAGTAACCGTTTCACTGGCCTGTTCCTTTTAGCTTGGAGCGAGTCCCTGCCGCTGCGGCACTGAAAGCCTTCTGGCCCCAGAGTTCGAGTTCAGCACCGATCGATCAACAAAAGGTTGAAACGCGCGAGGATATATGGACCAATCAGTCTATAAAAAGAGATAATCGCTCCGGGGGAAGCGATGGGACGGCCAAGAGAGTTCGACATCGACAAGGCGCTCGATCGCGCCATGGGAGTGTTCTGGCAGAAGGGCTATGAGGGCGCGTCGCTGCAGGATCTGCTCAGCGCAATGAAGATTGCCCGCGGCAGTCTGTACAAAGCCTTCGACGACAAGCACAGCATCTATCTCGCGACGCTCGATCGCTACGACAAGACAGAAGTGGAGACCGGGATCGCGTTCTTGAGTGATCCCGCTGCAGGCGACGGGTTGGCCAAGATCAGGACCATGCTCGAGGGTGTGAAGTCCGACAAGGCGCGCCGTGGCTGCTTCATGTGCAATGCGGCCATCGATCGTGCGAGTCTCGACACGGAAGTCGAGACGCGCGTCAGCGCCATGCTGCATCGGTTGCAGGATGCGATCGTTACGGCGCTCAAGCAGAGCCGGCGCGGTTCGCGCTGGTCGGAAGGGCGTCGGTCGGCCACGGCGGCGTCCATCCTGACTACGTATATGGGCCTCCGCGTTCTAGCCCGCGCCGGTTATTCGGCGAAAGCCCTGCAAGCGATCATCGACAAGACACTCGACGCAATCTAGCCGCACGCAGGCCTGCGTCTCGCGCTCACGGGGCGATCACGGATTGGTTATAGACCAATCGGTCTATAAACACGCGTATGTGACTTGTTGTTAATTGAACGATCGGTCCCAAACCCAATATGACTTGGCGTACCGAGACACCAACGGCTCGGAACGAACTTACGCGAAGGAGAATGACAATGTTGAAGACGATCCTGATTTCCCTGGCCTTGGTCACTGCCGGCGTTGCGCCTGTTGCGGCCGAAGGCTTCCCGAACCCCTACCAGACCAACTTTGACCGGTAGGCAGGACAGAGAGGGCGATCGCTTTCCCCTCCCAGCGATCGCCCTCTTTCATTTTTCCGCCCGCCCCACGGTGCGGCCGATCACACAGAATTCATTCAGAGTGTCAGGAACGCGGAATACTGATTGCTAAAATGAAGGCACCTCATTCTGGTAAGGAGCCTTCGCCATGCCTCTCACCGCGCAACAAGAAGACCTCTGCTCTCAAAACACGACTGACTTCTCCGACCTCAAAGCCGTCACGGTCAATTGTTCGCTCAAACGAAATCCGGACGAGTCTCATACGCGCCTATTGCTCTCCGTGTCCGAAGAGATCATGCGGAAGAGCGGCGTAAGCGTCGAGAGCATCCATGCCCTGTCCCATCAGATTGCGCCCGGCGTCTATCCCGACATGACCGAGCACGGATGGGACCGCGACGACTGGCCCAAACTGTGGCCGTCAATCGAGGGGGCGGACACCCTTATTCTCGCGACGCCGATCTGGCTCGGTGAAGAAAGTTCCGTGTGCCGGATCCTGATCGAGCGGCTCTACGGCATGTCGGGCATGCTCAATGCCAAGGGGCAGAGCCTCTACTACGGCAAGGTCGGCGGCACGGTTGTCACCGGCAACGAGGATGGCGTGAAGCACTGCGCCATGACGACGCTCTATGCCCTACAACACTCGGGCTACACCATTCCGCCCCAGGCCGATTGCGGCTGGATCGGCGAAGCCGGACCCGGGCCATCCTATGGGGACGAGCTCGCAGATGGGCCGGCGGGGTTCGACAACGATTTCACCCAGCGCAATACCACCATCATGACGTGGAACTTGATGCACCTGGCGCGCATCCTGAAGGACGCCGGGGGCTATCCTAATCACGGCAACGATCGCGTAGCTTGGAAAGCGGGCTGCCGCTTCGGTTACGAGAACCCCGACTACCGATCGTAACCGTGCGTGGGTCTAGTAGACCGAGTCGAAGAGATCGTAGTAGGACAGGTCGAGATAGCCCGCGTAGATGCCCCGGTGCTTCTCGTTCCAGTTCGTGAACCAGTCGTATGCCTCCCAGAATCGCGGGCTGTTGCGCAAGATTCCGTAGCGGTCGCGTAGGCGGTTCCAATCCCTCAAAGTCTTGACATCGCGCAAGCGGCGCAGGAAGTCGCCGGACTGGGCGAGATCCATTTCAAGGAAATAGTTGGGAAAGCCGCCCACGATGGTCGGGTAGATGCTCATCGTATAGAGGTGCGGCAGCTTCTCGCCGTTCTGGAACAAGATCGTGTCCTGGGTTTCGTAGACTCGATTGGCGATGAGCGAATAGACCCTCGCATGTCCTTGCGGATCGTTGAGCCGCAGGATGATCACGCTCGGAAGGAAGCGCGGGAACGTGTAGGCGCGCGTTTGCGTCAGGAGAGATGCGGCGGCAACCCACTCGTCATAGCTCGTGATCGGGTCGTCCAGGGAGACCTTCGGCTTTACGTGTGGATTCAGGAGGTCCGGCGGACCGCTGACCGTCTTACCCATATGCTCCTGAATTTCGCCGACGAGGCTGACTATGGGATCGCGAGCGGATGTCTTGACTTGCGTCGGCTGCTCCTCGCCGGCGAACGGCTCAAGGGCGAGCGCCACTTGGCCGAGGCCTTGTGTCCACTCATCGCGGTACTTCTGGCGTTCCCCTTTCGGCAAGAGCAAAAGGAAGTTGTCCTCGAACTCCTGGCGCAGATAGTTGAAGAAGATGAGGGTCTCCAGCTTGGGAACGTCTCCCGACCAATATTCGAAGTTGGCGACCGTGTCGTAGTAGATGCGTTCGAAGCCGCTGTAGTCCATAAGCCACAGCGTGCGCGGGATCCCGCCCTGCCGGCCCTTCATGACCGAGACGTTCGATTCGTGACGCAGGACGGTGAGCCAGGCGTTGTCGTTGGTCTTGTCGCCGTTCCAAATCGCGTCGATCGTGTATCCCTTGGGCCGAAGCCTCTTGAGCGCGGCCCCATAGGCTTGCTCATAAGCGTCGTTGCCAAAGAGAGACCGGTCCATGAAGGTTTCCCAGGTCTCAAGCCCAAGCTTCGGATCGCGTACGGATACATCGTATTTGGGATCGACGAAGAAGACCCAGAACTGGTCTTTCACGGCGTAGGTCGCGGTCTGGCCGAGGCAAACGGGGCCATACGTGATCCCGGACACGATCAGCTCCGAGTTCTCCAGGAGAAAGCGATAGCGGGCTTCGACGGGGATCGCTTCGTAGACCTTGAAGGGATTGCCGAGATCCCAAGGCGCATCGTGCTTTCCGTCGAGGTGCACATGCTTGCCCCAGTCG encodes the following:
- a CDS encoding flavodoxin family protein; protein product: MPLTAQQEDLCSQNTTDFSDLKAVTVNCSLKRNPDESHTRLLLSVSEEIMRKSGVSVESIHALSHQIAPGVYPDMTEHGWDRDDWPKLWPSIEGADTLILATPIWLGEESSVCRILIERLYGMSGMLNAKGQSLYYGKVGGTVVTGNEDGVKHCAMTTLYALQHSGYTIPPQADCGWIGEAGPGPSYGDELADGPAGFDNDFTQRNTTIMTWNLMHLARILKDAGGYPNHGNDRVAWKAGCRFGYENPDYRS
- a CDS encoding fatty acid cis/trans isomerase, whose protein sequence is MALSLALLFATASAAEEAAPATAETKDKVPSYIHDIQPLFNKRCVACHGCLGSPCNLKLSSFRGLERGGFGKNPYSNHLNAYARTGMDVVKTTEEWRKRGFFPVLSRGGSREENLSRSMLTQMIEAGAKHNTPGFSRKALMPLYAKRYEHRCPATPEALSAQIETNPAIGMPFGLTALAGKDIETLRDWVAANAPGPTDAEKRKEDMVADPKAVRAWEDFFNADDKRSQLVSRYIFDHLYLSMIVLDESPGDYFRLVRSTTAPGNASQNPPARVDVIDTPFPYTNPYKYAGVDRFYYRLQKVTTPRVQKNHFVWKLNNEDIERLQKLFLAHDWGKHVHLDGKHDAPWDLGNPFKVYEAIPVEARYRFLLENSELIVSGITYGPVCLGQTATYAVKDQFWVFFVDPKYDVSVRDPKLGLETWETFMDRSLFGNDAYEQAYGAALKRLRPKGYTIDAIWNGDKTNDNAWLTVLRHESNVSVMKGRQGGIPRTLWLMDYSGFERIYYDTVANFEYWSGDVPKLETLIFFNYLRQEFEDNFLLLLPKGERQKYRDEWTQGLGQVALALEPFAGEEQPTQVKTSARDPIVSLVGEIQEHMGKTVSGPPDLLNPHVKPKVSLDDPITSYDEWVAAASLLTQTRAYTFPRFLPSVIILRLNDPQGHARVYSLIANRVYETQDTILFQNGEKLPHLYTMSIYPTIVGGFPNYFLEMDLAQSGDFLRRLRDVKTLRDWNRLRDRYGILRNSPRFWEAYDWFTNWNEKHRGIYAGYLDLSYYDLFDSVY
- a CDS encoding TetR/AcrR family transcriptional regulator yields the protein MGRPREFDIDKALDRAMGVFWQKGYEGASLQDLLSAMKIARGSLYKAFDDKHSIYLATLDRYDKTEVETGIAFLSDPAAGDGLAKIRTMLEGVKSDKARRGCFMCNAAIDRASLDTEVETRVSAMLHRLQDAIVTALKQSRRGSRWSEGRRSATAASILTTYMGLRVLARAGYSAKALQAIIDKTLDAI